Proteins from one Microbacterium hatanonis genomic window:
- the recF gene encoding DNA replication/repair protein RecF (All proteins in this family for which functions are known are DNA-binding proteins that assist the filamentation of RecA onto DNA for the initiation of recombination or recombinational repair.) yields the protein MIVEQLSLVDFRNYAVADVSLGPGANVFVGRNGQGKTNLAEAIAYLATLGSHRVSNDAPLVRDGAEAAIVRARLVHGERSVLLELQVNRQGANKARVNGAAVRTAELPRYAQVILFAPEDLQIVRGDPSSRRKFADQLLVQRTPRLAGVLGDYDRVLKQRTALLKSAKARGVRGDALSTLDVWDDKLVALGTEVIEARLSLARDLAAPVAAAYTAIAGADHDPRLDWALSVRGGDPEDDESVDGEPTDSGSLAEQFRTALAARRPAELERGLTLVGPHRDDLVLRVRGLPVKGYASHGESWSVALALRLASAELLRAESRLGDPVLILDDVFAELDAGRRSRLADLVGGYEQVIVTSAVEEDVPDALRARLVRVDSGRIVEAPDV from the coding sequence GTGATCGTGGAGCAGCTGAGTCTCGTCGACTTCCGCAACTACGCGGTCGCCGACGTGTCGCTCGGTCCCGGCGCCAACGTCTTCGTCGGACGCAACGGTCAGGGGAAGACGAATCTCGCCGAGGCGATCGCCTACCTCGCCACCCTCGGCTCGCACCGGGTGTCGAACGACGCTCCGCTGGTGCGCGACGGCGCAGAGGCCGCGATCGTGAGAGCACGTCTGGTGCACGGTGAGAGAAGCGTCCTCCTCGAACTGCAGGTCAACCGTCAGGGCGCCAACAAGGCACGGGTCAACGGTGCGGCGGTGAGGACGGCCGAACTGCCGCGCTATGCGCAGGTGATCCTGTTCGCCCCCGAAGATCTCCAGATCGTGCGCGGAGACCCGTCCTCCCGGCGCAAGTTCGCCGATCAGCTCCTCGTGCAGCGCACCCCCCGTCTCGCGGGTGTGCTCGGCGATTACGACCGTGTGCTCAAGCAGCGCACCGCATTGCTCAAGTCCGCGAAGGCCCGCGGGGTGCGCGGCGATGCTCTGTCGACTCTCGACGTGTGGGACGACAAGCTCGTCGCACTCGGCACCGAGGTCATCGAGGCCAGGCTCTCGCTGGCTCGCGATCTCGCGGCGCCCGTCGCCGCCGCTTACACCGCCATCGCCGGGGCCGACCACGATCCGCGTCTCGACTGGGCGCTGTCGGTGCGCGGCGGGGATCCCGAAGACGACGAGTCGGTCGACGGCGAGCCGACGGATTCCGGCTCGTTGGCCGAGCAGTTCCGTACCGCACTGGCCGCGCGGCGTCCCGCGGAGCTCGAGAGAGGGCTGACCCTCGTCGGACCCCATCGCGACGACCTGGTGCTGCGTGTGCGGGGCCTGCCGGTGAAGGGCTATGCGTCGCACGGTGAATCCTGGTCGGTCGCGCTCGCTCTCCGACTCGCGTCCGCGGAACTGCTGCGCGCGGAGTCCCGTCTCGGTGACCCGGTGCTGATCCTCGACGACGTGTTCGCCGAACTCGACGCCGGTCGTCGGTCGCGTCTTGCCGACCTGGTCGGCGGCTACGAACAGGTCATCGTCACGTCTGCCGTAGAAGAAGATGTCCCCGACGCGCTGCGCGCGCGTCTGGTTCGCGTCGATTCCGGCCGGATCGTCGAGGCCCCCGATGTCTGA
- a CDS encoding DUF721 domain-containing protein, with the protein MSDEAELPESMATYLRLRGLEPSPYRRKRRQRRSADSDENVPFTAGRDPHGVGDVLADLTRTAGWNSALAREDLVRTWDDVAGEETAKHTRPVALDAGMLTVQADSTAWAKQLQLMRAQILSEIVRRFPEAGVDSIRFIGPDVPSWKWGPRAIQGRGPRDTYG; encoded by the coding sequence ATGTCTGATGAGGCCGAGCTCCCGGAATCGATGGCGACCTACCTCCGGCTGCGCGGACTGGAGCCCTCCCCGTATCGGCGCAAGCGACGCCAGCGACGCTCGGCCGATTCCGACGAGAACGTGCCCTTCACCGCGGGTCGCGATCCGCACGGTGTCGGCGACGTGCTCGCAGACCTGACCCGCACCGCCGGATGGAATTCCGCCCTCGCCCGCGAAGACCTGGTGCGCACATGGGACGACGTCGCCGGCGAAGAGACGGCCAAACACACCCGTCCAGTCGCCCTCGACGCGGGGATGCTGACGGTGCAGGCCGATTCGACGGCCTGGGCCAAGCAGCTCCAGCTCATGCGTGCACAGATCCTGTCGGAGATCGTTCGAAGGTTCCCGGAGGCGGGGGTCGACAGCATCCGCTTCATCGGCCCTGACGTCCCCTCCTGGAAATGGGGTCCCAGAGCGATTCAGGGCCGTGGTCCGCGCGATACCTACGGTTGA
- the dnaA gene encoding chromosomal replication initiator protein DnaA, which produces MSPNEVADVPIWPAVLEMLDRDDRVTPQLRGFLNLVVPSGVYAGVLYLDVPNDLTAAQINKRLRLPLLEALTRVDAPEPAASFRVAVNPDLIDAHLSSPANSPHPEIDHEPSPTPAPATVPHSRPNMDDTSESASPASRNDTRLNPKYTFDNFVIGQSNRFAHAAAVAVAEAPAKAYNPLFIYGDSGLGKTHLLHAIGDYAVSMYAGIRVRYVSSEEFTNDFINSIVNNRGSAFQARYRDVDILLIDDIQFLQGRAETQEAFFHTFNTLHDHDKQVVITSDVPPKHLTGFEDRMRSRFEWGLITDVQAPDLETRIAILRKKAQSERLQIPDEVMEYIATVVSSNIRELEGALIRVSAFASLNRSTLDMSLAQTVLRDIIDQDDQNVVSPTDIITATAQYFKLSVDDLYGSSRSQSIAIARQIAMYLCRERTSLSLPKIGQLFGNRDHTTVMYAYKKISDLMKERRSIYNQVTEITTQLGRSR; this is translated from the coding sequence ATGTCACCGAACGAGGTCGCCGACGTCCCCATCTGGCCCGCCGTTCTCGAGATGCTCGACCGCGACGACCGCGTGACTCCCCAGCTCCGGGGGTTCCTCAACCTCGTCGTCCCCAGTGGTGTCTACGCAGGTGTCCTCTATCTCGACGTACCGAACGATCTGACCGCCGCGCAGATCAACAAGCGTCTTCGTCTTCCTCTGCTCGAGGCCCTCACCAGGGTCGACGCCCCCGAACCCGCGGCATCCTTCCGCGTCGCCGTGAACCCCGACCTCATCGACGCGCACCTGAGCTCACCGGCGAATTCGCCGCATCCCGAGATCGACCACGAACCGTCGCCGACGCCCGCGCCCGCGACGGTGCCCCACTCGCGCCCCAACATGGACGACACGTCCGAGTCGGCCTCACCCGCCTCGCGCAACGACACCCGCCTCAACCCGAAGTACACGTTCGACAACTTCGTCATCGGGCAGTCCAACCGGTTCGCGCACGCCGCGGCGGTCGCCGTCGCCGAAGCGCCGGCGAAGGCCTACAACCCGCTCTTCATCTACGGCGACTCGGGACTGGGGAAGACGCACCTCCTCCATGCGATCGGCGACTACGCGGTCAGCATGTACGCCGGCATCCGGGTGCGCTACGTCTCCAGCGAGGAGTTCACGAACGACTTCATCAACTCGATCGTGAACAACCGCGGTTCCGCGTTCCAGGCCAGGTACCGCGATGTCGACATCCTGCTGATCGACGACATCCAGTTCCTTCAGGGACGCGCAGAGACCCAGGAAGCGTTCTTCCACACGTTCAACACGCTCCACGACCACGACAAACAGGTCGTCATCACGAGCGACGTGCCGCCCAAGCACCTCACCGGCTTCGAAGACCGCATGCGCAGCCGCTTCGAGTGGGGCCTCATCACCGACGTGCAGGCGCCCGACCTCGAGACGCGCATCGCGATCCTGCGAAAGAAGGCGCAGAGCGAACGCCTCCAGATCCCCGACGAGGTCATGGAGTACATCGCGACCGTCGTCTCGTCGAACATCCGCGAGCTCGAGGGCGCCCTCATCCGCGTCTCGGCGTTCGCCAGCCTGAACCGCTCGACACTCGACATGTCGCTGGCCCAGACGGTGCTCCGCGACATCATCGACCAGGACGACCAGAACGTCGTGTCACCGACCGACATCATCACCGCGACCGCGCAGTACTTCAAGCTCTCGGTCGACGATCTCTACGGGTCGAGCCGCTCCCAGTCGATAGCGATCGCCCGCCAGATCGCGATGTACCTGTGCCGTGAGCGCACGAGCCTGTCGCTGCCGAAGATCGGTCAGCTGTTCGGCAACCGCGACCATACGACCGTGATGTACGCGTACAAGAAGATCAGCGACCTCATGAAGGAGCGCCGGTCGATCTACAACCAGGTGACGGAGATCACCACGCAGCTCGGCCGCTCACGCTGA
- a CDS encoding VIT1/CCC1 transporter family protein, which produces MTPEPRAHDGEEHGTGIGRRLNWLRAGVLGANDGIVSVASLVVGVAGAGAGVPAILAAGVAGLVGGAISMALGEYVSVSSQRDSERALIAQEKRELREMPEEELAELALMYRRRGLTEATAEQVARELTAHDALSAHLEVELHIDQDDLVSPWQAAASSALAFTVGALLPLLAILLPAPEWRVPVTAAAVLVALAITGTISARLGGSSAPRAVVRLVVGGALALAATYAIGALLGTTGVV; this is translated from the coding sequence GTGACCCCAGAACCCCGCGCACACGACGGCGAAGAGCACGGCACCGGTATCGGTCGCCGGCTCAACTGGCTTCGAGCCGGCGTGCTCGGCGCGAACGACGGCATCGTCTCCGTCGCATCCCTCGTCGTCGGCGTCGCCGGTGCCGGCGCCGGCGTGCCCGCGATCCTGGCCGCGGGCGTCGCGGGGCTGGTGGGCGGGGCCATCTCGATGGCCCTCGGCGAGTACGTCTCCGTCAGCAGCCAACGCGACAGCGAGCGCGCGCTCATCGCGCAGGAGAAACGCGAGCTGCGGGAGATGCCGGAGGAGGAGCTGGCGGAGCTGGCACTGATGTACCGCAGACGTGGACTGACGGAGGCGACCGCCGAACAGGTCGCCCGGGAACTGACCGCGCACGACGCGCTCTCGGCGCATCTCGAGGTCGAACTCCACATCGATCAGGACGACCTCGTCAGTCCCTGGCAGGCCGCCGCCTCGTCCGCGCTCGCCTTCACCGTCGGCGCGCTCCTGCCGCTGCTGGCCATCCTGCTGCCCGCGCCGGAGTGGCGCGTGCCCGTGACGGCCGCCGCCGTCCTGGTCGCCCTGGCGATCACCGGAACGATCAGCGCTCGGCTCGGCGGCTCGTCCGCCCCCCGTGCCGTCGTCCGACTCGTCGTCGGTGGCGCACTCGCCCTGGCGGCCACCTACGCGATCGGTGCGCTTCTCGGGACGACGGGCGTCGTGTGA
- the rpmH gene encoding 50S ribosomal protein L34: MSKRTFQPNNRRRAKKHGFRARMHTRAGRAILSARRAKGRTELSA, from the coding sequence ATGAGCAAGCGTACGTTCCAGCCCAACAACCGTCGTCGTGCCAAGAAGCACGGCTTCCGTGCCCGCATGCACACGCGTGCCGGTCGCGCCATCCTTTCGGCTCGGCGCGCCAAGGGGCGCACCGAGCTCTCGGCCTGA
- the gyrB gene encoding DNA topoisomerase (ATP-hydrolyzing) subunit B, with protein sequence MTSVNPDSVPEEPESRPAEKVHNDYGADEIQVLEGLEAVRKRPGMYIGSTGARGLHHLVYEIVDNSVDEALAGYCDTIEVTILEDGAVRVVDNGRGIPVDMHRTEGKSTVEVVLTVLHAGGKFGGGGYAVSGGLHGVGSSVVNALSSRLEVAVQRQGYFWRQSYRNGGVPEAPLAQAEPSDTTGTTITFWPDATIFDTVDFDYETLRTRFQQMAFLNKGLRITLRDERPDHLSVEAGEDGEETPHHPNDSFLYERGLVDYVEYLNKVRRADVVNDVIIDFESEDTERKIALEMAMQWTTSYTENVFTFANTINTHEGGTHEEGFRAALTALVNKYARANNLLKEKDENLSGEDVREGLTAVISVKLSEPQFEGQTKTKLGNTEAKAYVQKAVGDRLGDWFDRNPTQAKNVVRKAMDANTARLAARKARETARRKSVFESASMPDKLKDCTSKDPKISEIFLVEGDSAGGSAVQGRDPHIQAILALRGKILNVERARLDRALGNNEVQAMIQAFGTGIGEDFDIEKARYHKIVLMADADVDGQHITTLLLTLLFRYMRGLIEAGFVYLGQPPLYRLKWSNSPHEYVYSDRERDALLAEGIASGKRVPKDNGIQRYKGLGEMNAKELWETTMDPQTRTLLQVTIDDAAAADEIFSVLMGEDVESRRGFIQRNAKDVRFLDI encoded by the coding sequence ATGACCTCCGTGAACCCCGACAGCGTTCCTGAAGAACCCGAATCCCGGCCCGCAGAGAAAGTTCACAACGACTACGGCGCCGATGAGATCCAGGTACTCGAAGGCCTCGAGGCGGTTCGCAAGCGCCCAGGTATGTACATCGGGTCCACCGGTGCCCGAGGACTCCACCATCTCGTGTACGAGATCGTCGACAACTCGGTCGATGAGGCCCTGGCCGGGTACTGCGACACCATCGAGGTGACGATCCTCGAAGACGGCGCCGTCCGCGTCGTCGACAACGGTCGAGGCATCCCCGTCGACATGCACCGCACCGAGGGCAAGTCGACCGTCGAGGTCGTACTCACGGTGCTGCACGCCGGTGGAAAGTTCGGCGGCGGCGGGTACGCGGTGTCGGGCGGTCTGCACGGTGTCGGCTCATCGGTGGTGAACGCCCTCTCATCGCGTCTCGAGGTCGCCGTCCAGCGTCAGGGCTACTTCTGGCGTCAGTCCTACCGCAACGGCGGAGTGCCCGAGGCCCCGTTGGCTCAGGCGGAGCCGAGCGACACCACCGGTACGACCATCACCTTCTGGCCGGACGCCACGATCTTCGACACGGTCGACTTCGACTACGAGACCCTTCGCACGCGTTTCCAGCAGATGGCCTTCCTCAACAAGGGGCTCCGGATCACGCTGCGCGACGAGCGTCCGGATCACCTCTCGGTCGAGGCCGGCGAAGACGGCGAAGAGACGCCGCATCACCCGAACGACAGCTTCCTCTACGAGCGCGGGCTCGTCGACTACGTCGAGTACCTGAACAAGGTGCGCCGCGCCGACGTCGTCAACGACGTCATCATCGACTTCGAATCCGAAGACACCGAGCGCAAGATCGCGCTCGAGATGGCGATGCAGTGGACGACGAGCTACACGGAGAACGTCTTCACCTTCGCCAACACGATCAACACCCATGAGGGCGGAACGCACGAAGAAGGCTTCCGTGCGGCACTGACGGCCCTGGTCAACAAGTACGCCCGGGCGAACAACCTCCTCAAGGAGAAGGACGAGAACCTCTCCGGCGAAGACGTGCGCGAGGGCCTCACGGCCGTCATCTCGGTCAAGCTCTCGGAGCCGCAGTTCGAGGGTCAGACGAAGACCAAGCTCGGCAACACCGAAGCGAAGGCCTACGTGCAGAAGGCCGTCGGCGACCGACTCGGCGACTGGTTCGATCGCAACCCCACGCAGGCCAAGAACGTGGTGCGCAAGGCGATGGATGCGAACACCGCCCGCCTCGCGGCGCGGAAGGCTCGCGAGACCGCCCGACGCAAGAGCGTCTTCGAGTCGGCATCGATGCCCGACAAGCTCAAGGACTGCACGAGCAAAGACCCGAAGATCAGTGAGATCTTCCTCGTCGAGGGAGACTCGGCCGGCGGTTCGGCGGTGCAGGGTCGCGACCCGCACATCCAGGCGATCCTCGCCCTCCGCGGCAAGATCCTGAACGTCGAGCGCGCCCGTCTCGATCGGGCTCTCGGCAACAACGAGGTCCAGGCGATGATCCAGGCCTTCGGCACCGGCATCGGTGAGGACTTCGACATCGAGAAGGCGCGGTACCACAAGATCGTGCTGATGGCCGATGCCGACGTCGACGGCCAGCACATCACCACCCTGCTTCTCACGCTGTTGTTCCGCTACATGCGCGGCCTCATCGAGGCGGGATTCGTCTATCTCGGCCAGCCGCCGCTCTACCGACTGAAGTGGTCGAACTCCCCGCACGAGTACGTGTACAGCGATCGCGAGCGCGACGCGCTGCTCGCGGAGGGCATCGCCAGCGGCAAGCGGGTGCCCAAGGACAACGGCATCCAGCGCTACAAGGGTCTCGGCGAGATGAACGCCAAGGAACTGTGGGAGACCACCATGGATCCCCAGACGCGCACCCTCCTCCAGGTGACGATCGACGACGCCGCGGCAGCAGACGAGATCTTCTCCGTCCTCATGGGCGAAGACGTCGAGTCGCGTCGCGGCTTCATCCAGCGCAACGCCAAAGACGTGCGCTTCCTCGACATCTGA
- a CDS encoding DUF3566 domain-containing protein — protein MSTVADKLAKKSTHKTTAKQVRLRLVYVDFWSAVKLSFLAAVALAIVTVVSFFLVFMVVNTTGLIDQVDEFFTSFSDGGVSIKTFIGLPQVMAFAAIVAILNLIVVTVLGAVIAGIYNLAVKVSGGLLVGFTSN, from the coding sequence ATGAGCACGGTAGCCGACAAGCTCGCCAAGAAATCGACGCACAAGACGACCGCGAAGCAGGTTCGCCTACGTCTGGTCTACGTCGACTTCTGGTCGGCAGTGAAGCTGTCGTTCCTCGCGGCGGTCGCGCTCGCGATCGTCACCGTCGTGTCGTTCTTCCTGGTGTTCATGGTCGTCAACACGACCGGTCTGATCGACCAGGTCGACGAGTTCTTCACGAGCTTCTCGGACGGCGGTGTGTCGATCAAGACCTTCATCGGCCTGCCGCAGGTGATGGCGTTCGCTGCGATCGTCGCCATCTTGAACCTCATCGTCGTGACCGTGCTCGGCGCGGTCATCGCGGGGATCTACAACCTCGCCGTCAAGGTGAGCGGCGGCCTGCTCGTCGGATTCACCTCGAACTGA
- the gyrA gene encoding DNA gyrase subunit A: MADEERSTPEHNHGRIDQVDLQLEMQRSYLDYAMSVIVGRALPRVEDGLKPVHRRVIYGMYDGGFRPDKSFSKCARVVGEVMGQYHPHGDAPIYDALVRLVQPWSLRYPLALGQGNFGSPGNQGAAAPRYTETKMAPLALEMVRDIEEETVDFEDNYDGQTQEPVVLPARFPNLLVNGSVGIAVGMATNIPPHNLREVAAGALWALERPEASREELLEALMERIPGPDFPTAAQILGTRGIKDAYRTGRGSITMRAVVNVEEIQGRTCLVITELPYQVNPDNVAVKIRDLARDGKITGIADIRDESSDRTGQRLVIVLKRDAVAKVVLNNLYKHTQLQDNFGANMLAIVDGVPRTLPLDGFISYWIAHQVDVIVRRTTFRLRKAEERAHILRGYLKALDALDEVIALIRRSPTVDDARTGLIELLDIDGLQADAILQMQLRRLAALERQKIIDEATELELQIADFKAILADPARQRSIIRDELTEIVAKYGDDRRTEILPGYDGDMSIEDLIPEEEMVVTVTREGYIKRTRSDNYRSQHRGGKGVKGAQLRADDVVEHFFVTTTHHWLLFFTNKGRVYRSKAYEVPEAGRDAKGQHVANLLALQPDEEIAQILDIRDYNVATYLVLATRGGLVKKTRLTEYDTNRQGGVIAIKLRGADEEDGDELVSALLTDEGDDVFLISRHGMSLRFTATDDSLRPMGRATEGVKGMSFRGDDSLLSASLVSDDGFVFVVTEGGYAKRTAVDQYRTQSRGGLGIKVARLSDDRGDLAGGLIASADDEILVVLASGKVVRSAVAEVPAKGRDTMGVVFARAGGDDRIIAIARNGERGLAEASESDGDADAVADPVPEPTTESVEEPTETPEESADE, from the coding sequence ATGGCTGACGAAGAACGCTCGACGCCCGAGCACAACCACGGCCGCATCGACCAGGTCGATCTGCAGCTCGAGATGCAGCGGAGCTATCTCGACTACGCGATGAGCGTCATCGTGGGTCGCGCGCTGCCGCGCGTCGAAGACGGCCTCAAGCCCGTGCATCGCCGTGTCATCTACGGCATGTACGACGGCGGGTTCCGGCCCGACAAGTCGTTCTCGAAGTGCGCCCGTGTGGTGGGCGAGGTCATGGGCCAGTACCACCCGCACGGTGACGCCCCGATCTACGACGCCCTCGTGCGCCTCGTCCAGCCGTGGTCGCTGCGTTACCCCCTCGCCCTCGGACAGGGGAACTTCGGCTCCCCGGGCAACCAGGGTGCGGCCGCCCCGCGCTACACCGAGACGAAGATGGCTCCCCTCGCGCTCGAGATGGTGCGCGACATCGAAGAGGAGACCGTCGACTTCGAGGACAACTACGACGGGCAGACGCAGGAGCCCGTCGTTCTCCCGGCCCGCTTCCCGAACCTCCTGGTCAACGGCTCGGTGGGTATCGCCGTCGGTATGGCGACCAACATCCCGCCGCACAACCTGCGCGAGGTCGCCGCCGGCGCGCTCTGGGCGCTCGAGCGTCCCGAGGCCAGTCGTGAAGAGCTGCTCGAGGCGCTCATGGAGCGCATCCCCGGGCCCGACTTCCCGACCGCGGCGCAGATCCTCGGCACGCGCGGCATCAAGGATGCCTACCGCACGGGTCGCGGTTCGATCACCATGCGCGCCGTCGTCAACGTCGAGGAGATCCAGGGCCGTACGTGCCTCGTGATCACCGAGCTGCCCTACCAGGTCAACCCCGACAACGTCGCGGTGAAGATCCGCGACCTGGCTCGCGACGGCAAGATCACCGGGATCGCCGACATCCGCGACGAGAGCTCCGACCGCACCGGTCAGCGCCTCGTGATCGTGCTGAAGCGCGACGCGGTCGCCAAGGTCGTGCTCAACAACCTGTACAAGCACACGCAGCTGCAGGACAACTTCGGCGCCAACATGCTCGCGATCGTCGACGGGGTGCCACGCACTCTGCCGCTCGACGGCTTCATCAGCTACTGGATCGCCCACCAGGTCGACGTCATCGTCCGTCGCACGACGTTCCGTCTGCGCAAGGCCGAGGAGCGCGCCCACATCCTGCGCGGATATCTCAAGGCCCTCGACGCCCTCGACGAGGTCATCGCGTTGATCCGGCGCTCCCCCACGGTGGACGACGCCCGCACCGGCCTGATCGAGCTGCTCGACATCGACGGTCTCCAGGCCGATGCGATCCTGCAGATGCAGCTGCGTCGTCTGGCCGCCCTCGAGCGTCAGAAGATCATCGACGAGGCGACCGAGCTCGAACTTCAGATCGCCGACTTCAAGGCGATCCTCGCCGACCCCGCCCGTCAGCGTTCCATCATCCGCGACGAGCTCACGGAGATCGTGGCGAAGTACGGCGACGACCGCCGCACGGAGATCCTGCCGGGGTATGACGGCGACATGTCGATCGAAGATCTCATCCCCGAGGAGGAGATGGTCGTCACCGTCACGCGCGAGGGCTACATCAAGCGGACGCGCAGCGACAACTACCGCTCGCAGCACCGCGGCGGCAAGGGTGTGAAGGGCGCGCAGCTGCGCGCGGACGACGTGGTCGAGCACTTCTTCGTCACCACCACGCACCACTGGCTGCTCTTCTTCACGAACAAGGGCCGCGTCTACCGCTCGAAGGCCTACGAGGTCCCCGAGGCCGGACGGGATGCGAAGGGCCAGCACGTCGCGAACCTGCTCGCCCTCCAGCCCGACGAGGAGATCGCTCAGATCCTCGACATCCGCGACTACAACGTCGCAACGTACCTCGTTCTGGCTACGCGCGGCGGCCTCGTCAAGAAGACGCGATTGACCGAGTACGACACCAACCGTCAGGGCGGTGTCATCGCGATCAAGCTGCGCGGTGCGGACGAAGAAGACGGCGACGAGCTCGTCAGCGCCCTGCTCACCGATGAGGGTGACGACGTCTTCCTCATCAGCCGGCACGGTATGTCGCTCCGGTTCACCGCGACCGACGACTCGCTGCGTCCGATGGGGCGCGCGACCGAAGGCGTGAAGGGTATGTCGTTCCGCGGCGACGACAGCCTGCTGTCCGCGTCGCTCGTCAGCGACGACGGATTCGTCTTCGTCGTGACCGAGGGCGGGTACGCCAAGCGCACCGCGGTCGACCAGTACCGCACCCAGAGCCGCGGCGGACTCGGCATCAAAGTCGCGCGCCTGAGCGACGATCGAGGCGATCTCGCGGGCGGTCTCATCGCCTCCGCGGACGACGAGATCCTTGTGGTTCTTGCCAGCGGCAAGGTGGTACGCTCTGCCGTGGCCGAGGTGCCCGCCAAGGGTCGTGACACGATGGGAGTCGTGTTCGCACGTGCCGGAGGCGATGATCGCATCATCGCGATCGCCCGGAACGGAGAGCGCGGCCTGGCCGAAGCATCCGAATCCGACGGAGATGCCGACGCGGTCGCAGATCCTGTTCCCGAGCCCACAACCGAGTCTGTCGAAGAGCCGACCGAGACACCTGAGGAAAGCGCGGACGAATGA
- the rnpA gene encoding ribonuclease P protein component: MLAKPNRLTRGSDYKAIVRRGARCAGTHTVTYVGGGGDAPARFGFIVSRQVGSAVTRNLVRRRLKAVCAEALEGVRPGADVVIRALPGSATADFSELRDDVVRCLKRRAA; this comes from the coding sequence GTGCTCGCGAAGCCGAACCGACTCACGCGCGGATCGGACTATAAAGCCATCGTCCGGCGCGGTGCTCGGTGTGCGGGAACGCACACCGTCACCTACGTCGGTGGTGGCGGAGATGCGCCGGCCCGGTTCGGTTTCATCGTGAGTCGGCAGGTCGGTTCCGCCGTCACGCGCAATCTCGTGCGTCGTCGCCTGAAGGCCGTCTGCGCCGAGGCCCTCGAGGGCGTTCGCCCCGGGGCCGATGTCGTCATCCGTGCCCTGCCCGGTTCGGCGACCGCGGACTTCTCGGAACTGCGAGACGACGTCGTCCGCTGTCTGAAGCGGAGGGCCGCGTGA
- the dnaN gene encoding DNA polymerase III subunit beta: MKFHINRDVFSEAVSFVVKLLPQRNPQPILAGVLIEASDEGLSLAAFDYEASARTTIEATVDEPGTILVHGRLLSEIASRLPNAPIKIVVDDDGGIVLTCGSARFTLASMPVQEYPAIPEVNGESGLVPAEDFATAIAQVAFAASRDDVTPVLTGVQLEVSGTRLSLVATDRYRVALREIPWDGGTSASDEPTTALVPARTLQEVGKTFAHGGDISIAFSGSGDREIIAFTAGNKTVTSLLIKGNFPPVRRLFPEATEHHAVVNTAELAEAVRRVALVLDRSAPLRFTFTSDGVSMDASGTEQARASESVDATLVGEDVTLGLNPQYLLESLGAVRSEFARVTFTSSENANKLSPVLVTPQTSGGEESFKYLLQPNLLLR; encoded by the coding sequence GTGAAATTTCACATCAATCGTGATGTGTTCAGCGAAGCCGTGTCGTTCGTCGTCAAGCTCCTGCCGCAGCGCAACCCGCAGCCGATCCTCGCGGGAGTCTTGATCGAAGCGAGCGACGAGGGTCTGTCGCTGGCCGCGTTCGACTACGAAGCATCCGCTCGCACCACGATCGAGGCCACGGTCGACGAACCGGGCACGATCCTCGTCCACGGGCGTCTGCTCTCCGAGATCGCGAGCCGCCTGCCGAACGCACCAATCAAGATCGTCGTCGACGACGACGGCGGGATCGTGCTCACCTGCGGTTCGGCCCGCTTCACGCTGGCGTCGATGCCGGTCCAGGAATATCCCGCCATTCCCGAGGTCAACGGCGAATCCGGACTCGTTCCCGCCGAAGACTTCGCGACGGCCATCGCCCAGGTCGCCTTCGCCGCGTCGCGCGACGACGTCACGCCCGTTCTCACCGGCGTTCAGCTCGAGGTGTCCGGAACACGTTTGAGCCTGGTGGCCACCGACCGCTACCGCGTCGCGCTGCGCGAGATCCCGTGGGACGGCGGCACGTCAGCCTCCGATGAGCCGACGACGGCACTGGTCCCCGCCCGCACCCTGCAGGAGGTCGGAAAGACCTTCGCACACGGCGGCGACATCTCGATCGCCTTCTCCGGGTCGGGCGACCGCGAGATCATCGCGTTCACCGCGGGCAACAAGACCGTGACGTCGCTGCTGATCAAGGGCAACTTCCCACCGGTCCGCCGACTCTTCCCCGAGGCGACCGAGCATCACGCGGTGGTCAACACCGCAGAGCTCGCCGAAGCGGTTCGTCGTGTCGCGCTCGTGCTCGACCGCTCCGCACCGCTGCGTTTCACGTTCACCTCCGACGGCGTCTCGATGGACGCCTCCGGAACCGAGCAGGCGCGCGCCTCCGAGTCGGTCGACGCCACGCTCGTCGGCGAGGATGTCACCCTCGGCCTCAACCCGCAGTACCTGCTCGAGTCGCTCGGTGCCGTCCGCAGCGAGTTCGCACGGGTCACCTTCACCTCGAGCGAGAACGCGAACAAGCTCAGCCCCGTGCTGGTCACGCCCCAGACGTCGGGCGGCGAGGAGTCGTTCAAGTACCTGCTGCAGCCGAACCTCCTCCTGCGCTGA